The Comamonas sp. GB3 AK4-5 genome includes a region encoding these proteins:
- a CDS encoding TonB-dependent receptor domain-containing protein, with product MNVSLSVQPQDCPSLHHIGKAVLCLLAGSSFMLAQAQEAGDTKLSEVVVTATGFEQLLADAPASITVVSKEELEGKRYRDVTDALLDIPGVTIEGGAGGKIESTQIYIRGLGEDYTLFLVDGKPLGSSSQAYYNGFGGAQQTSWLPPMSAIERIEVIRGPMSSLYGSSALGGVINIITKKVATQWTGSVTVDGVVQENADSGSEQQQRFYLSGPLVQNRLGLTVYGSRFKRHEDGYIGGYAARENKDLTAKLSWKLSDHQTLGLEATHGTGDNVRSARTGSAGAVQNERNYYALTHEIDWGSRIRTSSFITQEKVEISNGSYQSEYQASYLQTKTVVPLAKHMLSFGGEYKKERTDHDGSRFPGSRNINLERWQMALFAEDEYFLTDKFSVVGGLRYDRNQHYGSEWIPRLYGVYRIQDSLTLKGGVSGGYKAPTLKQADDNIVEIAARGAAWDMGNKDLKPEKSTNYEIGLNWTPAQDVNASVTAYQTNFRDKISTETICSSPSSTPACHYNGEVRSRINQYVNVSSATIKGLEVAYSMPIATPFGRAKFNTSYTFTHSDVDNGPNAGKPLNNLPRHMLNLGADWNVTGKVKLWGKARYKSKSIDGGSAQLPAYTLVDIGATYQATPHIQLFSGLYNLLDKSVNLADYGKTLDGQRLYIGLTAQF from the coding sequence ATGAACGTTTCCCTCTCTGTGCAGCCCCAAGACTGCCCAAGCCTTCACCACATCGGCAAAGCCGTGCTCTGCCTGCTGGCCGGCAGCAGCTTCATGCTGGCCCAGGCCCAGGAGGCCGGCGACACCAAGCTGTCCGAAGTGGTGGTCACGGCCACGGGTTTTGAGCAATTGCTGGCCGATGCGCCCGCCTCCATTACCGTGGTGAGCAAGGAGGAGCTGGAAGGCAAGCGCTACCGCGACGTGACCGATGCGCTGCTGGACATTCCCGGTGTCACCATCGAAGGCGGTGCCGGCGGCAAGATCGAATCCACACAAATCTATATCCGCGGCCTGGGCGAGGACTACACCTTGTTCCTGGTGGATGGCAAACCCCTGGGCAGTTCCTCCCAGGCCTACTACAACGGTTTTGGTGGCGCACAGCAGACCAGCTGGTTGCCTCCCATGTCGGCCATCGAGCGCATCGAAGTCATCCGTGGCCCCATGTCGTCCCTGTATGGCTCCAGCGCCCTGGGCGGTGTGATCAACATCATCACCAAGAAAGTGGCCACCCAATGGACGGGCAGCGTCACCGTGGACGGCGTGGTGCAGGAAAACGCCGACTCGGGCAGCGAGCAGCAGCAGCGCTTTTACCTCAGCGGGCCTTTGGTGCAGAACCGCCTGGGCCTGACGGTATATGGCTCACGCTTCAAGCGCCATGAAGATGGCTATATCGGCGGCTATGCCGCCCGCGAAAACAAGGATCTCACCGCCAAGCTGTCCTGGAAGCTGAGCGACCACCAGACCCTGGGCCTGGAAGCCACCCATGGTACAGGCGATAACGTGCGCAGTGCCCGCACGGGCTCTGCCGGCGCGGTGCAGAACGAGCGCAATTACTACGCCCTGACCCACGAGATCGACTGGGGATCACGCATACGCACCAGCTCCTTCATCACGCAGGAGAAGGTGGAAATCAGCAACGGCAGCTACCAGTCCGAATACCAGGCCAGCTATCTGCAGACCAAGACCGTGGTGCCGCTGGCCAAGCACATGCTCTCTTTTGGCGGCGAGTACAAGAAAGAGCGCACAGACCACGACGGCAGCCGCTTTCCCGGCTCGCGCAACATCAACCTGGAGCGCTGGCAGATGGCGCTGTTTGCCGAGGATGAATACTTTCTCACCGACAAGTTCTCCGTGGTGGGCGGCCTGCGCTATGACCGCAACCAGCATTACGGCAGCGAGTGGATTCCACGCCTGTATGGCGTGTATCGCATACAGGACAGCCTGACCCTCAAAGGTGGCGTCAGCGGTGGCTACAAGGCTCCCACACTCAAGCAGGCGGACGACAACATCGTCGAGATCGCTGCACGTGGCGCGGCCTGGGACATGGGCAACAAAGACCTCAAGCCCGAAAAAAGCACCAACTACGAAATCGGCCTGAACTGGACACCGGCCCAGGACGTGAACGCCAGTGTGACGGCCTACCAGACCAACTTCCGCGACAAGATCAGCACGGAAACCATCTGCAGCAGCCCCTCCTCCACCCCGGCCTGCCACTACAACGGCGAGGTACGCTCGCGCATCAACCAGTATGTCAACGTCAGCTCCGCCACCATCAAGGGTCTGGAGGTGGCCTACAGCATGCCGATTGCCACGCCTTTTGGCCGTGCCAAGTTCAACACCTCCTACACCTTCACCCACAGCGATGTGGACAACGGACCCAATGCCGGCAAGCCGCTGAACAACCTGCCCCGGCATATGCTCAACCTGGGAGCGGACTGGAACGTCACCGGCAAAGTCAAGCTCTGGGGCAAGGCGCGCTACAAGAGCAAGAGCATCGACGGCGGCAGCGCCCAACTGCCCGCCTACACGCTGGTCGATATAGGCGCCACCTACCAGGCCACACCCCATATCCAGCTGTTTTCCGGGCTCTACAACCTGCTGGACAAAAGCGTCAACCTGGCCGACTACGGCAAGACGCTGGATGGTCAGCGCCTGTACATCGGCCTGACGGCACAGTTTTGA
- a CDS encoding DUF3325 domain-containing protein: MMVWVSLLLAFSAFTVIASSMERHRDPLGTGQLGHRPLMLWRMGGYALLAISLQPCLAQWSTSVALAAWIGLLAFSAGALGLMLTYCERHLRGLAWFTALLGMALWLVLP, encoded by the coding sequence ATGATGGTCTGGGTCTCTTTGCTGCTGGCTTTTTCGGCCTTCACGGTGATTGCCTCCTCCATGGAGCGCCACCGTGACCCGCTGGGCACGGGCCAGCTAGGCCATAGGCCTCTGATGCTGTGGCGCATGGGCGGCTATGCCTTGCTCGCCATTTCGCTGCAGCCCTGCCTGGCGCAATGGAGCACCTCGGTGGCATTGGCCGCCTGGATCGGGCTGCTGGCTTTTTCTGCGGGCGCACTGGGCCTGATGCTCACCTACTGTGAGCGGCACCTACGCGGCCTGGCCTGGTTCACAGCCCTGCTGGGCATGGCGCTGTGGCTGGTCTTGCCATGA
- a CDS encoding PepSY-associated TM helix domain-containing protein yields the protein MRVDGKPEGLRQSMSWLHTWSGLVLGWLLYAVFFTGTLSFFRDEITDWMRPELHRSISDENTIQKALDAMQNIAPHASTWTLNLPGPRQTAVEASWRDVGAPAGRAGTQRAEIDAATGERLQPRETRGGSFLYRFHFELYAMPRIWGRWIVGIATMLMFVAIISGVITHKKIFTDFFTFRPKKGQRSWLDAHNATAVLALPFHILITFSGLLLLMNMLMPWGIQAAYNGDNQAYFAEMRGNRQAAAAAGQGERSPRAAQADRPAAFLPMAAMAPMLEQARQQWPGRDVGSITVNAPGTAGATVELRERGGASLLNRGMSRSLRFEAGSGALREGPASPEVSWVRATSNVLTSVHLGRFAEPALRCLLFLSGLVGTIMAATGMVLWVVKRLPERRKMGRTPPGHRLVEVLNVGSIAGLSVATAAYFWLNRLIPADSAARSDWEIRGFFIVWLLCLLHPLLRPHRKAWTEQLALATVLFGLLPLLNPLTGGASLLQSLVHSQWSVAGFDLMMLALALLHALITWWLLQPAKGKAAPAKTGAPVRSQPVPGDAAAAVARTSMEQPS from the coding sequence ATGAGAGTGGATGGCAAACCAGAAGGCCTGCGCCAGTCCATGTCCTGGCTGCACACCTGGAGTGGCCTGGTACTGGGCTGGCTGCTGTATGCCGTGTTCTTCACCGGCACGCTGAGCTTTTTCCGCGATGAGATCACCGACTGGATGCGGCCAGAGTTGCACCGCTCCATCAGCGATGAAAACACCATCCAGAAAGCATTGGATGCGATGCAGAACATCGCACCCCATGCCAGCACCTGGACGCTGAATCTGCCCGGTCCCCGCCAGACTGCAGTGGAAGCTTCCTGGCGCGATGTGGGGGCACCGGCCGGACGCGCCGGAACCCAACGGGCCGAGATTGACGCCGCCACCGGCGAGCGCCTGCAGCCTCGCGAAACCCGTGGCGGCAGCTTTCTCTATCGCTTTCATTTCGAGCTCTATGCCATGCCCCGCATCTGGGGCCGCTGGATTGTGGGCATCGCCACCATGCTGATGTTCGTGGCCATCATCAGCGGGGTCATCACGCACAAGAAAATCTTCACCGATTTCTTCACCTTCCGCCCCAAGAAAGGCCAGCGCTCCTGGCTCGATGCCCACAACGCCACGGCCGTGCTGGCCCTGCCCTTTCACATTCTCATCACCTTCAGCGGCCTGCTGCTGTTGATGAATATGCTGATGCCCTGGGGCATACAGGCCGCCTACAACGGGGACAACCAGGCCTACTTTGCCGAGATGCGGGGCAATCGCCAGGCAGCGGCGGCCGCAGGCCAAGGTGAGCGCAGCCCCCGTGCGGCCCAGGCAGACCGCCCTGCAGCCTTTCTGCCAATGGCCGCGATGGCGCCCATGCTGGAGCAAGCTCGCCAGCAATGGCCCGGGCGCGATGTGGGCAGCATCACCGTGAATGCCCCCGGAACGGCAGGTGCGACGGTGGAGCTGCGCGAACGCGGAGGCGCCAGCCTGCTCAACCGGGGCATGTCCCGCAGCCTGCGCTTCGAGGCGGGTAGCGGCGCCTTGCGTGAAGGCCCTGCCAGCCCTGAAGTCTCGTGGGTGCGCGCCACCAGCAATGTGTTGACCAGTGTGCACCTGGGCCGCTTTGCCGAGCCCGCGCTGCGCTGCTTGCTGTTTCTCAGCGGCCTGGTGGGCACCATCATGGCCGCGACGGGCATGGTGCTGTGGGTGGTCAAGCGCCTGCCGGAGCGCCGCAAGATGGGCCGCACGCCGCCAGGCCATCGCCTGGTGGAGGTGCTGAATGTGGGCTCCATTGCCGGCCTGTCCGTGGCCACGGCCGCCTATTTCTGGCTCAACCGCCTGATTCCCGCCGACAGCGCTGCACGCAGTGACTGGGAAATTCGCGGCTTTTTCATTGTCTGGCTGCTGTGCCTGCTGCACCCGTTGCTTCGCCCCCATCGCAAGGCCTGGACCGAACAACTGGCATTGGCCACGGTGCTGTTTGGGCTGCTGCCATTGCTCAACCCACTCACCGGCGGTGCTTCGCTGCTGCAGAGCCTGGTGCACAGCCAGTGGAGTGTGGCGGGATTTGATTTGATGATGCTGGCCTTGGCCCTGCTGCACGCCCTCATCACCTGGTGGCTGCTCCAGCCGGCCAAGGGCAAGGCCGCTCCTGCCAAAACAGGGGCGCCTGTCCGCTCACAGCCTGTACCCGGCGATGCCGCGGCTGCAGTCGCCCGCACGTCCATGGAGCAGCCGTCATGA
- a CDS encoding N-acetyltransferase family protein codes for MNPPYLVPCTHERHAGAILDIFNHAILTSTALYDYQPRTPEHMVGWFTSKQGGGFPVLGLEDEAGTLLGFASYGLFRPQPAYKYTMEHSVYIHHSQRGRGLGRVLMEALIAQARQHDVHALVGAIDAANQGSRMLHEKLGFKLVGQLPQVGFKFGAWLDLALYQLLLETPLQPVDG; via the coding sequence ATGAACCCGCCATATCTTGTGCCCTGCACCCATGAGCGCCATGCCGGTGCGATTTTGGACATCTTCAACCACGCCATCCTGACCTCGACCGCCTTGTACGACTACCAGCCACGCACCCCCGAACATATGGTGGGCTGGTTTACCAGCAAGCAAGGTGGAGGCTTTCCGGTGCTGGGTCTGGAGGATGAGGCAGGCACTTTGCTGGGCTTTGCCAGCTATGGGCTGTTTCGCCCGCAGCCGGCCTACAAATACACCATGGAGCATTCGGTCTACATCCACCACAGCCAGCGCGGCCGTGGCCTGGGCCGGGTGTTGATGGAGGCATTGATCGCGCAGGCCCGGCAGCACGATGTGCACGCCCTGGTGGGCGCCATCGATGCCGCCAACCAGGGCAGCCGCATGCTGCATGAAAAACTGGGGTTCAAACTGGTGGGCCAGCTACCCCAGGTGGGTTTCAAGTTTGGAGCTTGGCTAGACCTGGCCCTCTACCAGCTGCTGCTGGAGACACCGCTGCAGCCTGTGGATGGTTGA
- a CDS encoding autotransporter domain-containing protein, with product MRWRAVALAAAMLALGGGQLSWAQTVVVTGDTDPSTSGSSSTWDLGNQMLSIGYKGQGSMSIQNGGQVANGSAYVGNTSSGIGSVRVQGAGSAWNINGSLNVGYYGTGEMLISNGAKVSSHKAEIGNLAGSTGRMLVTGSGTLWEMGKGALGLSVGSYGNGELTIKDGAKVVTSGDSLIGITDGAKGKVTVSGAGTQWIGSIGLSIGEFADSEGYLLIEDGAMVVMNNVVLGRTSTSKATLEIRSGGVLELSQLQDLAYSNSDNLILDGGTLRARRNIANFMARFGNVDLQAGGVNIDSNGFDIGVQTEFAGSGKLVKQGAGTLTLDGSSSYTGGTWVQGGTLLPTINTALGTGDVLIGNGNQSAVLRVNPGIDLANLMTVGNRGFLMGTGTVGATTVQAGGTVAAGVPGNITGTLTVNGDLNLGAGSTVAVHTNPNLGISNVVAVNGVANLDGRVLHIGAEEKFEAGTLYTILTATGGVNGKFAALEDYYAFLDLKAIYNANNVQLGWVRNQIDFSDLALTPNQLAVAKDVETHPTTGPIYSFVENLQDGQVPDALDSLSGEIHANILGRLENVSSKIATVGSRHLFSDLPAWVEVEGSWRNVKGDGNAAKLKQNTSGLYLGMNQDLGQSGWRVGGLLGYSRINAKSHARYASADIDNYSAALYAGKGFAHGANRVNVLGGLSYSHHSIDTDRSVPLLGQRLKTDYNAQTTQLFAELGYAMPWDAKTTIEPFAAVTVAKQRVDGFHESGGFAELSAASNSQTRTHMTLGVRGHSQVLLADKDVKLHATLGWRRGLGNMDTTRAMAFSGVGSEFTIAGVPLARNSALLGLQAQAQLSRNAQLELGYNGEFGGRSSAHAIQAKLSWLF from the coding sequence GTGCGCTGGAGGGCCGTCGCCCTGGCTGCCGCCATGCTGGCCTTGGGTGGTGGCCAGCTCTCCTGGGCGCAGACCGTTGTGGTGACAGGAGACACCGATCCCAGCACATCAGGCAGTTCTTCCACCTGGGATCTGGGCAATCAAATGCTGAGCATAGGCTATAAGGGCCAGGGCAGCATGAGCATTCAAAACGGTGGCCAGGTTGCCAACGGCTCTGCTTATGTTGGCAATACCTCCAGCGGCATCGGTTCAGTCCGCGTGCAGGGGGCGGGCTCCGCATGGAATATCAACGGTTCCCTGAATGTGGGCTACTACGGTACGGGGGAGATGCTCATCTCCAACGGTGCCAAGGTCAGCAGCCACAAAGCCGAGATAGGCAACCTGGCCGGCAGTACCGGCCGCATGCTGGTCACAGGCTCTGGCACGTTGTGGGAGATGGGAAAGGGCGCGCTCGGATTGAGTGTTGGCAGCTATGGAAATGGGGAGCTGACCATCAAAGACGGCGCCAAGGTGGTGACTTCAGGCGACTCGCTGATTGGCATAACGGATGGTGCGAAAGGCAAGGTCACGGTCAGCGGCGCCGGAACGCAATGGATAGGCTCCATTGGTTTGAGCATCGGGGAGTTTGCTGACAGCGAAGGGTATTTGCTGATTGAAGATGGGGCCATGGTCGTAATGAACAACGTGGTGCTGGGGCGCACCTCCACCTCCAAGGCCACGCTGGAGATCCGCTCTGGCGGTGTGCTGGAGCTGTCCCAGTTGCAGGATTTGGCCTATTCCAATTCCGACAATCTGATCCTGGACGGCGGCACCTTGCGGGCCCGCAGAAACATTGCCAACTTCATGGCCCGCTTTGGCAATGTGGATCTGCAAGCGGGTGGCGTGAACATCGACAGCAACGGTTTTGACATCGGCGTGCAAACCGAGTTCGCAGGCAGCGGCAAGCTGGTCAAGCAAGGCGCAGGCACGCTGACGCTCGATGGCAGCAGCAGCTATACCGGAGGCACCTGGGTGCAAGGCGGCACCTTGTTGCCCACCATCAACACCGCTTTGGGCACCGGCGATGTGCTGATTGGCAACGGCAACCAGAGCGCCGTGCTGCGGGTGAATCCCGGAATCGATCTTGCCAACCTCATGACGGTGGGCAACCGTGGCTTTTTGATGGGTACGGGCACGGTCGGCGCCACCACGGTGCAAGCCGGCGGCACCGTGGCCGCCGGTGTGCCGGGCAATATCACAGGTACGCTGACGGTGAATGGTGACTTGAATCTGGGCGCAGGTTCCACCGTGGCGGTGCATACCAACCCCAACCTGGGCATCAGCAACGTAGTGGCCGTCAATGGCGTGGCCAATCTGGATGGGCGTGTGCTGCACATAGGCGCCGAAGAAAAATTCGAAGCCGGCACCCTCTACACCATTTTGACGGCCACCGGCGGCGTGAATGGCAAATTCGCGGCACTGGAAGACTATTACGCCTTTTTGGACCTGAAGGCGATTTACAACGCCAACAATGTGCAACTGGGCTGGGTTCGCAACCAGATCGATTTTTCGGACCTGGCGCTTACCCCCAATCAGCTCGCCGTGGCCAAGGATGTGGAAACTCACCCGACCACGGGGCCTATTTACAGCTTTGTCGAGAACCTGCAAGACGGCCAGGTGCCGGATGCCCTGGACAGCCTGTCGGGTGAAATCCACGCCAATATCCTGGGCCGGCTGGAGAACGTCAGCAGCAAGATTGCCACCGTGGGTTCCCGGCATTTGTTCAGTGACTTGCCCGCCTGGGTGGAGGTCGAAGGCAGCTGGCGCAATGTGAAGGGCGATGGCAACGCCGCCAAGCTCAAGCAAAACACCAGCGGCCTGTACCTGGGCATGAACCAGGACCTGGGCCAAAGCGGCTGGCGTGTGGGCGGGCTGCTGGGTTACTCCCGCATCAACGCCAAATCCCATGCCCGCTATGCGTCTGCCGATATCGACAACTACAGCGCCGCCTTGTATGCAGGCAAGGGCTTTGCGCACGGGGCCAATCGGGTGAATGTGCTGGGCGGTCTGTCCTATAGCCACCACAGCATAGACACCGACCGCAGCGTGCCCCTGCTGGGCCAGCGCTTGAAGACGGACTACAACGCCCAAACCACACAGCTGTTTGCCGAGCTGGGCTACGCCATGCCCTGGGATGCCAAGACCACCATCGAGCCCTTTGCCGCTGTGACCGTGGCCAAGCAGCGCGTGGATGGCTTCCATGAAAGCGGCGGCTTTGCCGAGCTGAGTGCAGCATCCAACAGCCAGACCCGTACGCATATGACGCTGGGCGTGCGCGGCCACAGCCAGGTGCTGCTGGCGGACAAGGACGTCAAGCTGCACGCCACCCTGGGCTGGCGCCGTGGCCTGGGCAATATGGACACCACCCGCGCCATGGCGTTCTCGGGTGTGGGCAGCGAGTTCACCATTGCCGGTGTGCCCCTGGCGCGCAACAGCGCCTTGCTGGGCCTGCAGGCCCAGGCCCAGCTCAGCCGCAATGCACAGCTGGAGCTGGGCTACAACGGCGAATTTGGTGGGCGCAGCAGCGCCCATGCCATCCAGGCCAAGCTGAGCTGGCTGTTCTAA
- a CDS encoding Lrp/AsnC family transcriptional regulator, giving the protein MNALDRKILAALENDGRLSVTELAERVGLSLSPCHRRVRALEEAGVIRGYRAELDPAALGLDFAALVFVTLSNSKEVQAFESAVALLDNVTQAQRLFGDPDYLLHVVVRDLPAFQRLYDAQLTALPGVLRMTSTLVMKHVVSNRPLTLAAG; this is encoded by the coding sequence ATGAACGCGCTGGATAGAAAAATTCTTGCTGCACTGGAAAACGACGGCCGCCTCAGTGTCACCGAACTGGCCGAACGGGTGGGCCTGAGCCTCTCACCCTGCCACCGCCGTGTTCGGGCGCTGGAAGAAGCGGGGGTCATCCGCGGCTACCGGGCCGAGCTGGACCCGGCCGCTCTGGGCCTGGACTTCGCCGCCCTGGTGTTTGTCACCCTGAGCAATAGCAAAGAGGTCCAGGCCTTTGAAAGCGCCGTGGCCTTGCTGGACAACGTCACCCAGGCGCAACGCCTGTTTGGCGATCCGGACTATCTGCTGCATGTGGTGGTGCGGGACCTGCCGGCCTTTCAGCGCCTGTATGACGCGCAGCTGACCGCCTTGCCCGGCGTGCTGCGCATGACTTCCACCCTGGTGATGAAGCATGTGGTGAGCAACCGGCCGCTGACGCTGGCTGCTGGCTAG